AGTTCTACGGATTGTCCATGGTTATGGGGGTCGTCGCCTTTATCGGCTATCTGATCCTCTGGGCGGGGAAATAGTTCACAACTCTACCTGAGATTTGAATGCTGAGTGCGGAAACAATTCGATCGCTTTTGCCGGTGCTGTTCGGTCTGCCTCTGGTGGCCGCACTGATCGTCAAACTATTTGGACAGAAACAGTCCCAGGCGCGAAGTCTGGCTCTGGTGTTCGCTCTGGTTCACCTGGGTCTGACGGTCGATGTGATTCTATCGGCGTATCTGCCCCTGAATTCCCGTCCGCTCGATCCGAATCCTGTGACGCGCCACAGCCCGATTTTCCTGCCGGAATTTGTGCCGGGTGATCCGGGCAGCGGCCATAAAGCTTCGGAGATTATCTCCACCGATGTGGATTCGCACACGACGACGTACAACTTGCTGCGATTCAGTGATGTGGATGCCACAGGGGCTTTGAAGAATCCCAAAATGAAGAGCATTCAGTTCTTCATCGGTCTGGATGGTTTGAATGTCTGGATGCTCGGGCTAACCAGTCTGATCATGCTTTCGATCGTGCTGGTGTCCTGGTCGGGCATCCAGGAAAACGCCGGCTCGTTCTATGCCTGGATATTCGCATTGCAAGCGGGGGCAATCGGTGTGTTTCTCGCCTTCGACATCATTCTTTTCTACGTTTGCTTTGAATTAACGCTGATTCCGCTCTTCTTCCTGATTGGCAATTGGGGCGTGGGTCCCACCCGCCGGGAAGCGGCCCGCAAACTCTTCCTCTACACTCTGGGCGGTGGATTGATCACGCTGGTCGGTATCGCGGGTGCGGTACTGATGGTCTACAACCACACGGGAATCCTGACCTTTTCAATTCCCGAACTGTCGGAGAGCGTTTCGCAGATGCTCAGCAAGGCGGACGGCAATACCGTCGCCGGTGCTCGGACTTTGCAGATCTTCCTGTTCCTGGCTCTGGCCGTCGGATTCGCGGTCAAGATTCCGCTGGTGCCATTGCACACCTGGCTGCCGGGGGCTTATTCGGAAGCGCCCATCGGTGTTACGGTCATGCTCTCGGCGATTCTCGCCAAGATGGGAACTTTCGGCCTCTTGCGAATTTGTCTGCCGCTGGCTCCCGATGCGACCTTGGTCGTCGGGGTGCCCTTGCTCGGTGTGATGGGAGCGGTGGGCATCGTCTACGGTGCATTCTGTGCGTTCGCTCAAAGCGACTTCAAAAAACTGGTTGCTTACAGTTCCGTAAGTCACCTCGGTTTCGTTGCTCTGGCCCTGGTGGCCTTCAATCATGAAGGCATGTCCGGGGGCATGCTGCATATGGTCAACCACGGCCTCTCGACCGGGGCGATGTTCATTCTGGTGGGTCTGCTAATCGACCGCTACGGGACGACTCGCATCGTGGATTACTCCGGTATGTGGGCCAAGCTACCTAAGCTGACCTTCTTCATGATGGTGATAGCCCTGGCTAGCGTCGGTCTGCCCGGTCTGAACAACTTCATCTCGGAAATGCTGATGCTCTTCGGGTTGTTCGATCTGCGCAACGCCAACGTCACCACCATTTCTTTTGGAGTGGTGGGAGGCTTCGGCATCTTCCTCAGTGCCTGGTACACGCTGACGCTGGTACAGCGCGTCTTCTTCGGCCCGCTGCGCGAACCGGCTCCCGCCGTGCAGGGCGCGATCGTTAAAGATCTGAATCGCCGGGAATACTGGGCCATTGCCCCTTTGGCTCTGGGTTGCCTGCTTTTGGGAATTTTCCCCCAGGTCATTCTGACGACCATGGATCGGGATATCAAGGCCTTGACGATAGTCGCCGATGAAGCACGGCATCGTGCAGACCACGGCAAGTAAGCTTACACGCGGACACTACATTTGATTTTTGAGAGAGACATGCTCGAACTGTTTGCTGCAACCCCGACGCTCATCGATGTCAAAGTCGATCAAACGCTGCGCTCGGTATTTCCGCTGATCGTTCCGGAACTGATCCTCCTGGCGACTGCCTGCGTTCTGTTCCTGCTGTCAACGGTGAAGTCGAACCGCGTCGTCGCTGCCACCATATCCGTACTCGGTCTACTCACCGCATTGAACGTTCATCTGTTTCTGATCGATCAATCCAAGCATGCCGAGGCTTTGATACCGACAGTCGCACCGATACTGGGCGATTCGTTGGCCCACTTCGTTCGCGGGGTGTCTCTGGTGGCCGGGCTTTTGCTGGTGCTGATGGGCTGGAACGATACCAGTGATCGGCGAGCCGCCGACCACTATGCCTGCCTGTTGTGCGCGATTACCGGTCTTTCACTGGTCGCTAGTGCCAACGATCTGATTTTTCTCTTTCTGGCTCTGGAACTGATCAGTATCCCGACTTATGTCCTGCTTTATCTGCCGCGCTACGAAGATCAGGTTTCGCAGGAAGCCGCGATCAAATACTTCCTGATGAGTATTCTTTCCTCGGCCATGCTGCTGTTTGGCTTCAGCTACCTGTATGGGCTGACTGGCACCACGAACCTCAAGGCTCTGGTGGAAATTCTGCCGCGCATGGTCGCGGGCGATCAGGTGAATATGGCCTTGATTGCCATCGTGCTCTGTCTGGCCGGTTTAGGCTTCAAGATTACTGCGTTCCCGTTCCACTTTTATGCCCCGGATGTGTATCAGGGGGGACCGACGGGTGTCGTGGCGATGCTGGCGTTCGTTCCCAAGATGGCGGGGTTTGTGGCTCTGACGAAATTATTTGGTTCCTTCGCCGAAATGATGGAAGCTTCCCCGGTGTTTATCCAGAGACTGATGCTGTTGCTCTGGATCTTCTCCGCGGTCACCATGACCATGGGGAACGTACTGGCTCTTTTGCAAACCAACCTCAAGCGCATGCTGGCTTATTCCAGCGTGGCCCATACTGGCTATATGCTGATGGGGCTGGCGGTTCTCCCCACTCAGGCTTACCGAGCGGAAGGAAGCACCGCCGTGATTCAGGGGAACGAAGCGATTTACTTCTATCTGATTTGCTACGGAATCATGACGATCGGTGCGTTCGCCAGCATTGCTTACTTGAATTCGAGGGAACGGCCGGTCGAAACGATTGAAGATTTGTCCGGCTTACACGAAACGCAACCCTGGTCGGCCGCTACGCTAACTCTGTTTTTGTTCAGCATGATCGGCTTGCCCCTGACGGCGGGTTTCGTGGCCAAGTTCCTGCTGTTCCTCGGCGCCATGTCGACTCCGGCCGCCGCTCCGCTGAAAGGAATGTATCCGATCCTGGCTCTGGTCGCCGCCGTGAACGCCGCCATCGCCGCGTTCTACTATCTGCGGATCGTCGGCGTGATGTACCTGCGAAGTTCGTTCAATCCCGTGAAGCCAACTCCGGCCGGTTCGATTCAGATTTGCATTACCATTTGTGCTATTCTGACGCTGGTATTCGGGATCTTCCCCTCGGCTCTGTTCCAACAGGCGAAGGTCGCCGTCGGGCCCTAAAAAGCGGCTTTTAAAATTTCTGCAATACAAAGCGAATGATTCCGCCTCCTGCGTGCGGAGTTCATTCGCTTTTGTTTTTTTCTCCATTCTTGAAACTCGCTTATTATGAGAGCCTCAAATTTAGGCGGGAATCAATAAGCTCCGGCGCGCACTTTGTATATAGTGTTGAAAGGAAGCGATTGTACTGCTTCTCAGCCACGTTTCATTGATTGGTGAAGTGTCCATGCCACAATCCCACGCTTCTTCTGATGAACGCAGGAGTTCTCCTCGCGTTCGGCCTGCGCTCAATACCATCTTTCGGATCGAATCCGATGAGAAGAAGTCTAGACCCATAACTGGATTAGTCTGGGACCTGTCTCTCACCGGATTGAGCATGCTACAGGGAACTTCGCCGAAGCCGGGTGAGATTCTGGCCGGGGAGTTGATCCGGGAAGGGGTGGCGGAGCCCATACCGATTATCCTGCGGGTCATTCAGGTTCGTCTGGCCCCGGCGGGAGATTTTCTGGTGGGGGCACAATTTCTGCGACCGTTGAGCCCGGAAGAATTTCGCGTACTGGTCGAATCTTCGGCGAGCAATACCTGAGGAAGCTTGGCGACCATGTCCTCCCGATTTGTCGAGACCATTGCCGTTCAGCAGACCGATATCGACGTACAGGGACACGTCAATAATGTGGCTTTCCTGCGTCTGGTTCAGGATATTGCCGTTAAACATTGGCTGCATGTTGCTTCGGCCGAGCTGAAGTCCGCCTATACCTGGGTAGTCCGCAAGCACGAGATCGAGTATCTCTCGCCGGGCTTACCGGGCGACGAGCTCGAGTTGACCACTTGGGTCGGCGAACCTTCGGCCGCTACCTGGGAGCGATTCACGGAAATCAAGCGAGCGAGTGATAGCCGTTTACTGGTGAAGGCGCGCACGCTCTGGGTTTTACTGGATGCCGGGACCGGCCGACCCCGGCGCGTCGACCAGCGCTTTCTCGATAGCTTCACGGCTTCGCCATCCTAAGCCCTAATACAACGGTAGCTCTTTTGTAAAACCGTTTTCATTTTCAGATGATTTCGCTGGCCCGGTTTAGTACAATTTTCGCAAATCTCTTTTATCAATTCCTGGAAGCAAAATGCCTACCGTCATCAATGGAGTCGGAACCTGGTATTACGGAAAGCGTAACGTTCACGGCTTCAAGTCGATTTGCGAATTCTGCAATCGCGCGGGCGTTCTGGAATCGTACGATACGACGCTTTTCTTTGTCGTCGTATTCGTTCCCATTATCCCGCTCAATAAACAACGCATCATCAAGCGCTGCCCCAGCTGTCAGAAACATCGCGTGCTCGGTCTCAAGCAGTGGCAGAAAATAAAAAATGAAAGCGTGACGGAAGCCTTGGGTAAGGTGACTCAGAATCCGCACGACAGCGACGCCATCAGCAATGCCTTGTTGACCGCCAGCAGCTTCCAGGACGAGGAATTATTTGAAAAACTAATCGTCCTGAGCGAAGGAAAAACCGGCGATGCCAAGGTCCAGGCGGCCCTGGGCTCCGCGTACGGCTATTTCAATCGACGCGAGGAAGCGATTGAGGCGCTCAAGAACTCGCTGCGAGCCCGCGACGATAATTCGGTTCGAGAACTGCTGGCCGACAATTATCTGCGCAAAGGAGAACCAGAGAACGCGCGTCCTCTTTACCAGCACGTCTTCGATGAACGGAAGGGGGAGTCCGTCTGGCTTCCCAATAATGCGATAGAGACCTGTCAGCGGCTCGGCATGCATCAGGAAGCGCTCGAGATCATGGAGGCTCGGGAAGCCGCCTTCCCCGAATATGCGCGGCAGAAACCCTTTTTGAAACAGAAAGCGGTTTCGCAGAAAAATCTGACTACCGGTAAGCGGATCGCCACGGCACATCTGATCGACAGCGAGCAGGTTCGCAATCGTCCTACCAGCTCGAGCCGTCGGCCTTACATCGTACTTCCGGCCATACTACTTCTCGGATTTCTGATCTACGTCAGCATTGCTTTCTGGAAGGGGCAGAATCGCAAAATTTATCTCGTGAACGGCAGTTCCAAAGCTTACGAGGTAGCCGTGAATGGCGAGAAGGTCTCATTGAATCCAAATCGCGTGACGCCGTATACCGTTGCCGAAGGAACGGTCCGGGTCGAAGTGCCTGCCCCGGAATTGAAAATCGATGCTGTCGAAGGCCAGGTGGAAACGCCCTTCTGGGAACGGCCTTTCACCAATCCGGTCTTCGTCTTTAACCCGGATGGTCTGGGATTAATCGAGGAAGAAACCGCGACCTATGCCCTCAATAATCCGCCCCCCAATAGCGTACCTAACGTCCATTTCGGCAAGGGATTTTATCAGCTCATCCCGGTCGACTATGAATTCGAACCTTTCCCCGCGAGCCTGACGGTGAAGGGAAGCCAGACGGTTACCAAGAA
The genomic region above belongs to Telmatocola sphagniphila and contains:
- a CDS encoding tetratricopeptide repeat protein: MPTVINGVGTWYYGKRNVHGFKSICEFCNRAGVLESYDTTLFFVVVFVPIIPLNKQRIIKRCPSCQKHRVLGLKQWQKIKNESVTEALGKVTQNPHDSDAISNALLTASSFQDEELFEKLIVLSEGKTGDAKVQAALGSAYGYFNRREEAIEALKNSLRARDDNSVRELLADNYLRKGEPENARPLYQHVFDERKGESVWLPNNAIETCQRLGMHQEALEIMEAREAAFPEYARQKPFLKQKAVSQKNLTTGKRIATAHLIDSEQVRNRPTSSSRRPYIVLPAILLLGFLIYVSIAFWKGQNRKIYLVNGSSKAYEVAVNGEKVSLNPNRVTPYTVAEGTVRVEVPAPELKIDAVEGQVETPFWERPFTNPVFVFNPDGLGLIEEETATYALNNPPPNSVPNVHFGKGFYQLIPVDYEFEPFPASLTVKGSQTVTKKRVYFEPVGTTEALLNRLETIQIPAEQIELAKRRARLQPDDFVMLGWLKLKLPPAEMVDFLKERLEDKPILVDWHRVYQMSRFQLDPKVDLRSEYEQRVKSDPNPDAKYLLARISDDPEAARLMEESSKSTPPSAYSQYSLGYRYLALGQFPEAIQWLDSAVKLKPANVQFQNVLWNAYLAAGQYDKFQSALDQSNATAPTARLLLKLQAAARKNDLVLMQNLRNQFTALVRGPVANPAMNPALAKLNQALDLTVALAAGNINRFMALSRDVESQSTFAYQFLTEKYQEASTYIDARDGRSAIEYWGLLNLAARKKKNQILENESWKQLQELMSHEDRQLARAAELLKSNDESAPKQLLNLYVEPDIKRVLLLIAADRTPNQATELRTLALKLNYMPDVTALCIKKISDEKPAVKLPRRPDIKLPDKKP
- a CDS encoding NADH-quinone oxidoreductase subunit N; this translates as MLELFAATPTLIDVKVDQTLRSVFPLIVPELILLATACVLFLLSTVKSNRVVAATISVLGLLTALNVHLFLIDQSKHAEALIPTVAPILGDSLAHFVRGVSLVAGLLLVLMGWNDTSDRRAADHYACLLCAITGLSLVASANDLIFLFLALELISIPTYVLLYLPRYEDQVSQEAAIKYFLMSILSSAMLLFGFSYLYGLTGTTNLKALVEILPRMVAGDQVNMALIAIVLCLAGLGFKITAFPFHFYAPDVYQGGPTGVVAMLAFVPKMAGFVALTKLFGSFAEMMEASPVFIQRLMLLLWIFSAVTMTMGNVLALLQTNLKRMLAYSSVAHTGYMLMGLAVLPTQAYRAEGSTAVIQGNEAIYFYLICYGIMTIGAFASIAYLNSRERPVETIEDLSGLHETQPWSAATLTLFLFSMIGLPLTAGFVAKFLLFLGAMSTPAAAPLKGMYPILALVAAVNAAIAAFYYLRIVGVMYLRSSFNPVKPTPAGSIQICITICAILTLVFGIFPSALFQQAKVAVGP
- a CDS encoding acyl-CoA thioesterase, which codes for MSSRFVETIAVQQTDIDVQGHVNNVAFLRLVQDIAVKHWLHVASAELKSAYTWVVRKHEIEYLSPGLPGDELELTTWVGEPSAATWERFTEIKRASDSRLLVKARTLWVLLDAGTGRPRRVDQRFLDSFTASPS
- a CDS encoding complex I subunit 4 family protein, which encodes MLSAETIRSLLPVLFGLPLVAALIVKLFGQKQSQARSLALVFALVHLGLTVDVILSAYLPLNSRPLDPNPVTRHSPIFLPEFVPGDPGSGHKASEIISTDVDSHTTTYNLLRFSDVDATGALKNPKMKSIQFFIGLDGLNVWMLGLTSLIMLSIVLVSWSGIQENAGSFYAWIFALQAGAIGVFLAFDIILFYVCFELTLIPLFFLIGNWGVGPTRREAARKLFLYTLGGGLITLVGIAGAVLMVYNHTGILTFSIPELSESVSQMLSKADGNTVAGARTLQIFLFLALAVGFAVKIPLVPLHTWLPGAYSEAPIGVTVMLSAILAKMGTFGLLRICLPLAPDATLVVGVPLLGVMGAVGIVYGAFCAFAQSDFKKLVAYSSVSHLGFVALALVAFNHEGMSGGMLHMVNHGLSTGAMFILVGLLIDRYGTTRIVDYSGMWAKLPKLTFFMMVIALASVGLPGLNNFISEMLMLFGLFDLRNANVTTISFGVVGGFGIFLSAWYTLTLVQRVFFGPLREPAPAVQGAIVKDLNRREYWAIAPLALGCLLLGIFPQVILTTMDRDIKALTIVADEARHRADHGK